Below is a window of Allomuricauda ruestringensis DSM 13258 DNA.
CTCATCTTTATGGTTTACCTCCGAGGCAATAGAGACATGATGGAACATGCCCAACTTTTGGAGTACGTGACCATCAACATTGTTTACCATGCGCTCAACTCCAAAGAAACCCACGAATCTGATGAGAAATTGATTCAATTATTGGGTTCGTCCCTAACTTATGTTGACCTCGACAAAACAAAATTTGATGGAAATTTTTCCGATTTATTGACCCAAAATTTCACCGAAAATGAAAAGGATTATTTTTTGGATATGGCCTGCTTGACCATCTGGGAAGACAAGGCTTTGGACTACACCGAAACGGACTATATTTTTGGTTTGGGAAAGGACCTTGGAAAGTCTAAAAAAGAGGTAGAATTTGAGTTGGGGTTTGTTGCGAATTTCTTTGAAAAAAACAAGGACAAAATTGCCTATCTGAACAACAAAAATTTGGCCGTTCAGTTTTACGATGGTATGTCCAAAAATGTAAGCAAACTTATTCTTAGAAATAGCAAAAGATTAAAAAAAGAGCTCGCCCAAAGTAGGGAGTTGGTTGCTCTTTTATCCAAGTCCACGGTCAAGGATTTAAATGCCGAAGAGAAGAAAAAAGTACAAAATCAATTGCTCGATATTTTTAAGAGTATTCCCTCTTTGGCTATTTTTATGTTGCCGGGCGGAGCGATTCTTCTGCCTATTTTTATTAAATTGATTCCAAAGTTACTCCCCTCTGCTTTTGACGATAACCGAGTGGAAGAAAAATAGCGTTTTTCACCTAAAAAAGTCACTATAAGAAAAATTTATAGTTGATTTTTTTGATATTCTAAAATTTGATAATCAGTATTTTAAATATTATTATTCCAACCATAACTTGAAGTCTCTAACGCGCTCCCTACTTACAACTATATCATGCTCATTAAAGCGGTTCAGCTTGATTTGAAGCCTTGAATTTGAGTATGAAATGATGTCTCCTATGTGGTTGATGTTCACGTAAAACTTTCGGCTCACCCTAAAAAATGTCTGAGGCTCCAACTCCTCCTCCAACTGTTCCAAAGTTGTATCCAACAAATAATTTCTTCCGTCAGAAGTTGCTGCATAGGTTCCTTTGTTTTCGCTGTAAAAACATTCCACATCATCGGCGTTTATAATTTTTAAATGTTGCCCGACCTTGGCCGTAAATCGTTTTTTGTATTCCCTCTCCAAAGGATTTATCAAAAGGTTTTTTATGTCGTTAAAATCAATCGGTATTCTTTGATTTTCCGGCTTAAAATTTTGATACTTTTTTACCGCACTTTCCAGTTCCTCTTCGTCTATTGGTTTCAGCAAATAATCAATGCTATTTAACTTAAAGGCTTGAAGTGCATATTCGTCATAAGCGGTGGTGAAAATGATGGCACTTTTCACTTCGATCGCATCAAAAATTTCGAACGAAAGTCCATCGGATAATTGAATGTCCAAAAAGATTAAATCGGGGTGGGGATTATCTTGAAACCAAGCAATGGAATCTTCAACGGAATGCAACATGGTGGAGACCTCAATTTGCAATTCCGAAAGCAATCTGGACAATCGTCTTGCTGCTGGTTTTTCGTCTTCAATGATCAGGACATTCATGTAATTATAGTTTTATGCTTTGATTGATGATTTTTTTGGTTTAGTCATTGGTTCCATTTTTTTTCAAAGGTGTGCCAAAAATATAAAGTCCATGAACCAGAAGTACAACTCCCCAAATTATGGGAATGGCTATAATATTCCAATCCAGCCATCTTAAAAAACCCTCATCGGTATTTTCGCTCTTCTGTATAACCCATTGAACAATATTTCTTTTTGTGGTAATCAGCACAACACTTATAATAATGAACAGGGCCAAATGGAAATAAAATCCCTTTATGGAGCTTACTTTTCTTTTAGCTTGTTCAAAAGTGATATTCTGGGTCATAGCTTTTATTTGTATTTATCAACCTTTTCTCCATCCTCATCCATATATTTTTGGATTTGGCGTTCTTCCCACTTTTTAAAGAAAGTGAATTTATGTCGAAGCACAATCAAAGTATGTACGAGCAAAATAACAGCCCAAATTAGGATATTAGCATTGATCCAATCGTAGTAATAGGATTCCTTTGGAAATGTCTCTG
It encodes the following:
- a CDS encoding LETM1-related biofilm-associated protein, producing MNPSASGWINKFGHLVDQESSKFEDFNSLYRELKANGFIYGVHLNISSFIAVEHPLSEDEIAKINLLTALYFTYTFEVGKTDFEAFVNKVFEYYQSLNVSKVSFLNRILSGSKTESQLEKLIDSRIYLSDNTFSRALGNSLTNSLLYVDILIFMVYLRGNRDMMEHAQLLEYVTINIVYHALNSKETHESDEKLIQLLGSSLTYVDLDKTKFDGNFSDLLTQNFTENEKDYFLDMACLTIWEDKALDYTETDYIFGLGKDLGKSKKEVEFELGFVANFFEKNKDKIAYLNNKNLAVQFYDGMSKNVSKLILRNSKRLKKELAQSRELVALLSKSTVKDLNAEEKKKVQNQLLDIFKSIPSLAIFMLPGGAILLPIFIKLIPKLLPSAFDDNRVEEK
- a CDS encoding LytR/AlgR family response regulator transcription factor, whose protein sequence is MNVLIIEDEKPAARRLSRLLSELQIEVSTMLHSVEDSIAWFQDNPHPDLIFLDIQLSDGLSFEIFDAIEVKSAIIFTTAYDEYALQAFKLNSIDYLLKPIDEEELESAVKKYQNFKPENQRIPIDFNDIKNLLINPLEREYKKRFTAKVGQHLKIINADDVECFYSENKGTYAATSDGRNYLLDTTLEQLEEELEPQTFFRVSRKFYVNINHIGDIISYSNSRLQIKLNRFNEHDIVVSRERVRDFKLWLE
- a CDS encoding 2TM domain-containing protein gives rise to the protein MTQNITFEQAKRKVSSIKGFYFHLALFIIISVVLITTKRNIVQWVIQKSENTDEGFLRWLDWNIIAIPIIWGVVLLVHGLYIFGTPLKKNGTND
- a CDS encoding 2TM domain-containing protein, with translation MTDRDMAREAAKKRVQELKGYYRHIIIFVIVNGTLVLLKTGVLNSLLPETFPKESYYYDWINANILIWAVILLVHTLIVLRHKFTFFKKWEERQIQKYMDEDGEKVDKYK